In Thermococcus sp., one DNA window encodes the following:
- a CDS encoding carbohydrate kinase family protein: MRFDLVVLGHVSIDTIIFPDGKRIDMPGGAAAAVATSASLAGARVGLVTKIGEDFPREWLEKLAQYVDITGVQVLPGKTIHIWVIYKEDESVESPVEMGVAEKMGETPIPEEYMKAELFHIAPIPPEEQLKAMERLEGKRISLDFNPTYYEDYRKKPELVRELVSRSEVIFPNEREARLITGLEDVRKSAEELYSWGAELVVITRGERGVLIYDGDFHEFPALPVKGEIDPTGAGDAFAGGFLAGYSRGKPLEECARLGLEMARRTLMKTGSWAISL; this comes from the coding sequence ATGAGGTTTGACCTAGTTGTCCTCGGTCACGTCTCGATAGACACGATAATCTTTCCGGATGGAAAGAGGATTGACATGCCCGGAGGAGCGGCCGCGGCGGTCGCTACATCCGCTTCACTGGCCGGGGCGAGGGTTGGTCTCGTGACGAAAATCGGGGAGGACTTCCCGAGGGAGTGGCTGGAAAAACTTGCTCAATACGTTGACATAACGGGGGTTCAGGTTCTCCCGGGGAAGACGATACACATATGGGTGATATACAAGGAGGATGAGAGCGTTGAATCACCGGTCGAGATGGGCGTTGCAGAGAAGATGGGCGAAACACCGATTCCCGAGGAGTACATGAAAGCAGAGCTCTTCCACATAGCACCAATTCCACCTGAGGAACAGCTGAAGGCCATGGAAAGGCTTGAGGGAAAAAGGATAAGCCTCGATTTTAACCCAACTTACTATGAGGATTACCGGAAGAAGCCAGAGCTGGTCAGGGAACTCGTCTCAAGGAGCGAGGTAATTTTCCCAAACGAGAGAGAGGCGAGGCTCATAACCGGACTGGAGGACGTCAGGAAATCCGCGGAGGAGCTCTACTCATGGGGGGCAGAGCTCGTCGTGATTACGCGGGGCGAAAGGGGCGTCCTGATTTACGATGGCGACTTCCACGAGTTCCCCGCGTTGCCGGTTAAGGGGGAAATAGACCCAACAGGAGCTGGAGACGCTTTTGCGGGCGGTTTTCTTGCCGGTTATTCGAGGGGGAAACCTCTTGAGGAGTGCGCGAGGCTCGGACTTGAGATGGCGAGGCGGACGCTCATGAAGACCGGAAGCTGGGCAATCAGCCTTTGA
- a CDS encoding DUF58 domain-containing protein: MQGLSGIPFQPARFPEEEVEEKGPSPTAKLALFFLALWAIPVVAVATLHWGAVYLILPYITLLSSAYVLFKPSGEVKVWRVIPHDRFLEGEEVEVELHVKPDFRADHLLIRDVVPGDLEVTSGSPSKVFSLNPGEEGVLKYTVRMKRGIHTFERVEVIYKDPFGFFSIEAYADAFTEVIGVPVLYDVETPYSTRGTKITVGPLPSPLVGEGLEFHAVREYRPGDPLKIINWKATARTGKIMANEFESERKVDVVFIVDASASNGPVFDYLIRAAASLMLNALNDGTSFGLLLAEEIPLWVRVDYGKRHFFKCIDFLSTAKPDKNNLIAYQVEHLVKRAFPPRAQILYFSPLITDESRRALKILAEHNYRVVVISPNPNSVYEPKGEEEELAMRLVEARRKATLKSLSGYGLIVDWNVKKPLKSAIAEAMSR; encoded by the coding sequence ATGCAGGGTCTCTCCGGAATACCCTTCCAACCGGCGAGGTTTCCTGAGGAGGAAGTCGAGGAAAAAGGCCCCTCCCCAACGGCCAAGCTGGCCCTCTTTTTCCTCGCCCTCTGGGCCATACCCGTCGTTGCCGTTGCCACGCTCCACTGGGGGGCAGTTTACCTCATACTGCCCTACATCACGCTCCTTTCTTCGGCCTACGTCCTCTTTAAGCCCTCAGGGGAGGTGAAGGTCTGGAGGGTGATTCCCCACGACCGCTTCCTTGAGGGGGAGGAGGTCGAGGTAGAACTCCACGTTAAGCCCGACTTCAGGGCCGACCACCTGCTCATCAGGGACGTGGTTCCCGGAGACCTTGAGGTTACCTCGGGGAGTCCCTCGAAGGTCTTTTCCCTCAACCCCGGGGAGGAGGGTGTGCTCAAATACACCGTCAGGATGAAGAGGGGAATACACACCTTCGAAAGGGTCGAGGTCATCTATAAGGACCCCTTCGGGTTCTTCTCAATCGAGGCCTATGCCGATGCCTTTACAGAGGTCATCGGTGTTCCCGTCCTCTACGACGTAGAGACCCCTTACTCCACGAGGGGCACGAAGATAACTGTCGGCCCCCTTCCCTCTCCCCTCGTTGGTGAAGGCCTTGAGTTCCACGCGGTCAGGGAATATCGCCCGGGAGACCCGCTTAAGATAATCAACTGGAAGGCCACGGCGAGAACGGGGAAGATAATGGCCAACGAGTTCGAGAGCGAGAGGAAAGTTGACGTCGTCTTCATAGTCGACGCGAGCGCCTCCAACGGGCCGGTCTTCGACTACCTGATACGGGCCGCTGCTTCCCTGATGCTCAACGCCCTCAACGACGGGACGAGCTTCGGCCTTCTTCTTGCGGAAGAAATACCACTCTGGGTCAGGGTTGACTACGGTAAGAGGCACTTCTTCAAGTGCATAGACTTCCTCAGCACGGCGAAGCCAGACAAGAACAACCTCATAGCCTATCAGGTCGAGCACCTCGTCAAGAGGGCCTTCCCCCCGAGGGCCCAAATCCTCTACTTCTCTCCCCTCATAACCGATGAGAGCAGGAGGGCTTTGAAGATTCTCGCCGAGCACAACTACCGCGTCGTCGTTATAAGCCCCAACCCCAACAGCGTTTACGAGCCGAAGGGCGAGGAAGAAGAGCTCGCCATGAGGCTGGTCGAGGCCAGGAGAAAGGCCACCCTCAAGAGCCTCTCCGGTTACGGCCTGATAGTTGACTGGAACGTGAAGAAGCCCCTGAAGAGCGCCATAGCGGAGGCGATGTCGAGATGA
- a CDS encoding MoxR family ATPase — protein sequence MRIEKVHEKSELILKEVGKAIVGKENVLKMLLATILADGHVLIEDLPGLAKTLMAKSFASALGLEFRRVQFTPDLLPSDILGVSVFNQKTLEFEFRRGPVFTNILLADEINRSPPKTQSALLEAMQERQVTVEGNTYTLPKPFVVIATQNPIEQEGTYPLPEAQLDRFLVRLRVGYPTREQEKEILRRRIERKREDVEINPVVSAEEVTEMQRAIEDVYVSEPVLDYIVDIVIATRNDRRSLDVGASPRGSLALLKLSRAYAAINGRDYVIPDDVKAVAVPALSHRLILKRELWYTRVSQESVMEKILEKVPVPKFE from the coding sequence ATGAGGATTGAGAAAGTGCACGAAAAGTCGGAGCTCATACTGAAGGAGGTAGGGAAGGCCATTGTGGGCAAGGAGAACGTTCTAAAGATGCTTCTCGCCACGATACTGGCAGACGGGCACGTTCTCATCGAAGACCTCCCCGGGCTGGCGAAGACCCTAATGGCCAAGAGCTTCGCCTCGGCCCTCGGCCTAGAATTCAGGCGTGTTCAGTTCACCCCCGACCTGCTCCCGAGCGACATACTGGGCGTGAGCGTCTTCAACCAGAAGACCCTTGAGTTCGAGTTCAGGAGAGGACCCGTGTTCACCAACATACTTCTAGCTGATGAGATAAACCGCTCTCCCCCGAAGACCCAGTCTGCCCTTCTGGAGGCGATGCAGGAGAGGCAGGTAACGGTTGAGGGCAACACCTACACCCTTCCAAAGCCCTTCGTAGTCATAGCCACCCAGAACCCGATAGAGCAGGAGGGAACCTATCCACTTCCAGAGGCACAGCTCGACCGCTTCCTTGTGAGGCTCCGCGTTGGTTACCCCACGAGGGAGCAGGAGAAAGAAATCCTCCGGAGAAGGATTGAAAGGAAGAGGGAGGACGTCGAGATAAACCCCGTCGTCTCGGCCGAAGAGGTCACCGAGATGCAAAGGGCCATTGAAGACGTCTACGTCAGCGAACCGGTGCTCGATTACATCGTTGACATCGTCATAGCCACGAGGAACGACAGGAGGAGTCTGGACGTGGGTGCCTCACCGAGGGGTTCTCTGGCCCTGCTGAAGCTCTCCCGGGCCTACGCGGCCATCAACGGGAGGGACTACGTAATCCCAGACGACGTCAAGGCCGTCGCTGTTCCCGCTCTGAGCCACAGGCTCATACTGAAGAGGGAGCTCTGGTACACCCGCGTCTCCCAGGAGAGCGTCATGGAGAAGATACTTGAGAAAGTCCCGGTTCCCAAGTTCGAGTGA
- a CDS encoding DUF4129 domain-containing protein — protein sequence MSTRGRFLLLLLTVLVLLALLLNSHAFSRPHEHTPEPVGVLDAVVMAGFLGGLIMILFLFLYFRDIKGAKRRFEEENTSLFSFIALSIILILMFRFMGRSSSEGQGFTGTCARVNGTLLNCTPYMKPLGTAGAKTSIQFMSSSLYLHLYLLFLVPLLLLFAYLGFHYYRLARAELERKRKVERAMAFDRKLDELGLERFSNPKEAVVEIYKNAVLWLEGLGVPYRESWTHWEHAEHVRYMHEAFEELTRLFEKARYAPEVLGWDDAYRALEIYNRLRGKARELVEGAG from the coding sequence ATGTCCACCAGAGGCAGGTTTTTGCTCCTCCTGCTCACAGTACTTGTCCTCCTCGCCCTCCTGCTGAATTCCCACGCCTTCTCCAGACCCCATGAGCACACCCCTGAACCTGTGGGAGTTCTCGATGCCGTCGTAATGGCCGGCTTCCTCGGGGGCCTTATCATGATCCTCTTCTTGTTCCTCTACTTTCGGGACATCAAAGGCGCCAAAAGAAGATTTGAAGAGGAGAACACGTCCCTCTTCTCCTTCATTGCCCTCAGTATAATCCTGATACTGATGTTCCGCTTTATGGGCAGGTCTTCCTCTGAGGGTCAGGGCTTTACTGGAACGTGCGCCCGGGTCAACGGGACACTCCTCAACTGCACCCCGTACATGAAGCCCCTCGGGACAGCCGGGGCAAAGACCTCCATCCAGTTCATGAGTTCGTCCCTCTACCTCCACCTCTACCTGCTCTTTCTGGTTCCCCTCCTTCTGCTCTTCGCTTACCTCGGCTTTCACTACTACCGCCTCGCGAGGGCTGAACTTGAAAGGAAGAGGAAGGTTGAGAGGGCAATGGCCTTCGACAGGAAGCTCGATGAGCTCGGCCTCGAAAGGTTCTCCAACCCCAAGGAGGCGGTTGTTGAGATATATAAGAACGCCGTCCTTTGGCTTGAGGGCCTCGGCGTCCCCTACCGCGAGAGCTGGACGCACTGGGAGCACGCGGAGCACGTGAGGTATATGCACGAGGCATTTGAAGAGCTCACGAGGCTCTTTGAAAAGGCCCGCTATGCTCCAGAGGTTCTCGGCTGGGACGATGCCTATAGGGCTCTTGAGATATACAACCGGTTGAGGGGGAAGGCCCGTGAGCTGGTCGAAGGCGCTGGCTGA
- a CDS encoding DUF2118 domain-containing protein: MKVPRLYVEGNREDCVEGKRVIRDCVIIDGNVEVWLGKSEEVPGFVSEKAKFLAREVYDRFYLYVDQTTGKVEADAIIVLPDGRTRIYLRRGDGLMLLPVEGFTKTLIANVGNRVRTGDAFAAVTTRKGEVHYLKPPRNGTVVFIDEITNRPHYVYYILPEE; encoded by the coding sequence ATGAAGGTTCCGAGGCTCTACGTGGAGGGCAATAGGGAGGACTGCGTTGAAGGGAAGAGGGTTATACGGGACTGCGTCATCATAGACGGCAACGTTGAGGTCTGGCTCGGAAAGAGTGAGGAAGTGCCGGGGTTCGTGTCAGAGAAGGCCAAGTTCCTCGCCAGGGAAGTCTACGACAGGTTTTACCTCTACGTTGACCAGACCACAGGGAAGGTCGAGGCTGATGCAATCATAGTTCTACCCGACGGGAGGACGAGGATATATCTCCGTAGGGGCGACGGGCTTATGTTGCTCCCCGTTGAGGGCTTCACAAAGACCCTCATAGCCAACGTCGGCAACAGGGTCAGAACGGGAGATGCCTTCGCCGCGGTAACAACCCGGAAGGGAGAGGTTCACTATCTAAAGCCCCCCCGAAACGGAACGGTGGTCTTCATAGACGAGATAACGAACAGGCCCCACTACGTCTACTACATCCTGCCAGAGGAGTGA
- a CDS encoding type II secretion system F family protein, protein MPRGGIATGLVSIIERVLPERWLKRYELLIYSAGINFLAAEYIVLSLILSFIVGVAVLLFSTTINSILAFISVLIGLIYAYPYWRVMKKTEEMEKFLPDAFFYLASSLRAGISFSEALEELTTAKFGALTDEFRKTVAEIRKGRPTVDALRAFAIRNRRSPVIYRSMMIVIEALERGAPMSEVLVSVANDVREILRIQKERKASTGMQTMFFIITSGFVGPMILGIVGKVMESMSGAGTGISLPIQAIQNVIFGFVVLQAIVSGIGIGVIREGKYTSGLKYAFLLVAMGVIIYRSMLSVNISAGLF, encoded by the coding sequence TTGCCGAGAGGAGGAATAGCAACGGGACTCGTCTCAATCATCGAGAGAGTCCTCCCCGAGAGATGGCTCAAGCGATATGAACTTTTAATCTATTCAGCGGGAATAAACTTCCTAGCAGCTGAGTACATAGTGCTCTCACTGATACTGTCTTTCATCGTCGGAGTGGCAGTGCTGTTGTTTTCAACTACCATTAACTCTATCCTCGCGTTTATCTCGGTGTTGATCGGACTGATCTACGCCTACCCCTACTGGAGGGTGATGAAAAAGACCGAGGAAATGGAAAAGTTCCTTCCGGATGCGTTTTTCTATCTGGCCAGCTCCCTCAGGGCAGGCATCTCGTTCTCCGAGGCTCTTGAAGAACTGACAACAGCAAAGTTCGGCGCCCTCACAGATGAATTCAGAAAGACCGTGGCGGAGATAAGAAAGGGACGTCCAACCGTTGATGCCCTCAGAGCCTTTGCCATAAGGAACCGCAGGTCTCCAGTAATATATCGCTCCATGATGATAGTCATAGAAGCCCTTGAGAGAGGTGCTCCGATGAGCGAAGTTCTTGTCTCTGTAGCCAACGACGTTAGGGAGATTCTGAGGATACAGAAGGAGAGAAAGGCCTCAACGGGTATGCAGACAATGTTTTTCATAATAACGAGCGGTTTCGTAGGGCCGATGATACTCGGCATAGTTGGGAAGGTTATGGAGTCCATGAGCGGTGCCGGCACGGGTATTTCTCTTCCAATTCAGGCCATACAGAACGTAATCTTTGGATTCGTTGTGCTGCAGGCCATAGTATCTGGGATTGGTATAGGTGTAATAAGGGAAGGAAAATACACATCGGGTCTCAAGTACGCCTTCCTTCTCGTGGCAATGGGCGTTATAATCTACCGCTCAATGCTGAGCGTCAACATCAGCGCCGGCCTCTTCTGA
- a CDS encoding type II secretion system F family protein has translation MAVIDFLEDLGRKISEGARRPLKKVPKAQIQERLRRLKELQMETPEGRLEEEREKLVEEVLQWRKEEISKPLSERLAEALLRHFRGPISSLTQSFKGLDYDLFRASMFISKEKYVAQMLVVSFFAGIFAFIFAYLMYMPLETSILIGLLGFLGGFGYMRQYPRMVWKRRVTEVERALPYALRHMASLLSAGVGIEEAILSVARADYGVLSEEFDLMLRDMRTGASLEEALQRFEEKMASDKVSRVVKQILRAVKFGGNLSDILYKMAEDFAFEYRMRLVEYVQKVNGVSFVYMFMTIVMPTMFIVGILAGSIMAQALIFDIQTMAIILLVAFPGLSLIIINLIKKAEPR, from the coding sequence TTGGCGGTCATAGATTTCTTGGAAGACCTCGGAAGGAAAATCTCTGAGGGAGCCCGACGACCCCTTAAAAAGGTCCCAAAGGCTCAAATTCAGGAAAGGCTGAGACGACTTAAGGAACTCCAGATGGAAACCCCAGAGGGCCGTCTTGAAGAGGAGAGGGAAAAGCTAGTAGAAGAAGTTCTCCAGTGGCGCAAGGAGGAGATTAGCAAGCCACTCTCCGAAAGGCTTGCAGAAGCTCTTTTGAGGCACTTCCGCGGGCCAATATCCTCGCTGACTCAGTCGTTTAAAGGCTTAGACTACGACCTCTTCAGGGCGAGCATGTTCATATCCAAGGAGAAATACGTGGCACAAATGCTAGTCGTTTCATTTTTTGCGGGCATCTTTGCCTTCATTTTCGCTTACTTAATGTACATGCCCCTTGAGACCTCCATCCTCATTGGCCTCCTCGGCTTCCTCGGAGGCTTTGGCTACATGAGACAGTACCCCCGAATGGTCTGGAAGCGTCGTGTCACAGAGGTTGAAAGGGCCCTTCCCTACGCTCTCAGGCATATGGCTTCCCTTCTGAGCGCGGGGGTGGGTATAGAAGAGGCAATCCTCTCCGTTGCACGGGCAGACTACGGTGTCCTCTCCGAGGAGTTCGACTTGATGCTGAGGGACATGAGAACGGGTGCCTCCCTGGAGGAGGCCCTGCAGCGCTTCGAGGAGAAGATGGCTTCCGACAAGGTCAGCAGAGTAGTCAAGCAGATACTCCGCGCGGTCAAATTCGGTGGCAACCTTTCCGATATCCTCTACAAGATGGCCGAAGACTTTGCCTTTGAGTATAGAATGAGACTCGTCGAGTACGTTCAGAAGGTCAACGGTGTCTCCTTTGTCTACATGTTCATGACGATAGTAATGCCGACTATGTTCATAGTTGGAATACTTGCGGGATCAATAATGGCCCAAGCCCTCATCTTTGACATCCAGACCATGGCGATTATACTGCTGGTGGCCTTTCCGGGCCTTTCCCTGATAATAATAAACCTGATTAAGAAGGCCGAACCGAGGTGA
- a CDS encoding ATPase, T2SS/T4P/T4SS family, with protein MVSVERKKKSKQEFSWIDEILEGETPLEEVLHKGKKEETPLPFLESSVGSLEDILSGEKKEEEKEGPSSGADFLASILGGEGEKEENKKESGTGFLEDILTGGKKEKPKKEEKPSGGLPIGGEAGVDFLSKILVESEPKRPSKPAGPPLLSTILGPERTEEVSYAGRAQVLDAYGNVRILKVKGEPVPIYELILPKLSKDEEMLFKRIKERAITEIQIDPAAIPDPEKRRRVFLDAVKKMIKDEAPHFSEGRIEVLAELIVQQMIGYGKLDPLVRDDNLEEIMVIGTGKPVYVWHRKHNMCKTNITFPDEREILNIIERIAREVGRRIDQQSPLLDARLPDGSRVNATIPPISLDGPTITIRKFKKDPLTIIDLIKYQTMSSDIAAFLWVLVDGLGVKPANILVSGGTGSGKTTTLNSLAMFIPPSERVISIEDTAELQLPVEHWIRLETRPPNLEGKGEVTMDDLVRNTLRMRPDRIIVGEVRGPEARTMFTAMNTGHNGALYDFSVIQLSDGRFELIGNLIEKLFEKYSGRVKTYKDLEYVELDEEDRFEVVSVGPDLKAGKHIVSRVWRRKVREGETLLRIRTRTGNEVILTKTHPFFVFSEGDVVRKEAEKLKPGDRVAVMLNPPKPPQRRAIITPEVYAGISDYYLVPNGKGMVKVPNDGLPPEKAQFLLSVNSNPVRLVREVDERLAYVVGVLLGDGYISSNGYYLSATFDDGKYMKAFLDSLSEFLPESRPSIKDNGTSTVVTYGSKIFAEFLSRAFGIPKGEKGNWDVPHLVLSNDELMRHFLAGLFDADGYVDPNGPSIVLTTKSENAARKVWYALQRIGIISTVTRVKNRGFKEGYVFRVTISGVEDLRKFRSLIPLRHSRKRAKLDEILAEKRSYRGRRTYRVPISSDMIRPLRLRLGLSVAELSKLASHYAGEKVSESLIRHVEKSRVGEIRRSALKGVALAFQRIATDIGDEDAWVMAKRLQLIAEGDVYWDEVVSVEEVSPEELGIKYLYDLTVEDDHNYVANGILVSNCMGTIHANSARETIIRLESPPMNVPRIMIPALDIIIMQVRFNSRKKGTVRRVTEIAEVSSLEAESVQLNQLFKYDPVKDELVPTGVPSKTLATLAKHTGLSMREIEEEIEKRKLVLEWMVENGIRSIDKVGHYIRMFYIDQESLLKRVQAESSVEVAERIAQFMAG; from the coding sequence ATGGTGAGTGTGGAGAGAAAAAAGAAATCCAAGCAAGAGTTTTCTTGGATAGATGAGATACTGGAAGGTGAAACTCCTCTCGAGGAAGTCCTTCATAAGGGAAAGAAAGAGGAGACACCTCTCCCCTTCCTGGAGAGTTCCGTGGGTAGCTTAGAAGATATACTGAGCGGAGAGAAAAAGGAGGAGGAAAAAGAGGGTCCCTCCTCCGGGGCCGATTTTCTGGCCTCAATACTCGGGGGAGAGGGAGAAAAGGAAGAGAATAAAAAGGAGAGCGGGACAGGCTTTCTGGAGGATATACTTACCGGAGGAAAAAAAGAGAAGCCCAAAAAAGAAGAAAAGCCCTCTGGCGGTTTGCCAATCGGTGGAGAGGCAGGCGTGGATTTCTTGAGCAAGATACTCGTCGAGTCCGAGCCAAAAAGACCCTCCAAACCAGCAGGGCCTCCCCTTCTCAGCACAATACTCGGTCCAGAGAGAACAGAAGAAGTGTCATACGCGGGTAGGGCCCAGGTTCTCGACGCCTACGGCAATGTGCGAATCCTCAAGGTGAAGGGAGAACCAGTTCCAATATACGAGCTCATACTCCCCAAGCTGAGCAAGGACGAGGAAATGCTCTTCAAAAGGATTAAGGAGAGGGCAATAACCGAAATCCAGATAGACCCCGCCGCAATCCCCGACCCCGAAAAGCGCAGGCGGGTGTTTCTGGATGCAGTTAAAAAGATGATAAAAGATGAAGCACCGCACTTCTCAGAGGGCAGAATTGAGGTGCTGGCCGAGCTCATAGTCCAGCAGATGATAGGCTACGGTAAACTTGACCCCCTTGTAAGGGACGACAATCTTGAGGAGATAATGGTCATAGGAACGGGAAAACCAGTCTACGTCTGGCACAGGAAGCACAACATGTGCAAGACCAACATAACATTCCCAGATGAAAGGGAGATACTGAACATCATAGAAAGGATAGCCAGGGAGGTCGGAAGGCGGATTGACCAACAGAGCCCCCTCCTTGATGCACGCCTTCCCGACGGAAGTCGTGTCAACGCAACGATCCCCCCGATAAGCCTCGATGGGCCTACAATAACAATACGTAAGTTCAAGAAGGATCCCCTCACGATCATAGACCTAATCAAGTATCAAACAATGAGTTCAGACATAGCCGCTTTCCTCTGGGTTCTCGTTGACGGTTTGGGAGTCAAGCCCGCCAACATACTGGTTTCCGGTGGGACCGGTTCCGGTAAGACCACAACTCTAAACTCCCTCGCCATGTTCATCCCGCCCAGCGAGCGCGTCATAAGCATTGAGGACACAGCGGAGCTCCAACTACCAGTTGAGCACTGGATAAGGCTCGAAACAAGACCCCCGAACCTCGAAGGAAAGGGAGAGGTAACGATGGACGACCTGGTGAGGAACACGTTGCGTATGCGTCCAGACAGGATTATAGTCGGTGAGGTTCGTGGGCCTGAGGCGAGAACGATGTTCACGGCCATGAACACGGGGCATAATGGGGCCCTTTATGACTTCTCGGTTATTCAGCTCTCCGATGGACGCTTCGAGCTCATTGGCAATTTAATTGAGAAGCTCTTCGAAAAGTACTCGGGCAGAGTAAAGACGTACAAAGACTTGGAGTACGTGGAACTGGATGAGGAAGACCGCTTTGAAGTGGTGAGCGTCGGGCCTGACCTCAAGGCAGGAAAGCACATAGTCTCAAGAGTATGGCGTAGAAAGGTTAGGGAAGGGGAGACGCTTCTTAGGATAAGGACGAGAACTGGAAACGAGGTAATACTTACCAAGACCCACCCATTCTTCGTCTTCTCAGAGGGCGATGTCGTTAGAAAGGAGGCGGAAAAGCTCAAGCCGGGTGATAGGGTAGCAGTGATGCTTAATCCACCCAAGCCCCCGCAGAGGAGGGCAATAATAACTCCTGAGGTCTACGCCGGAATAAGTGACTATTACCTCGTTCCAAACGGAAAGGGCATGGTAAAGGTTCCGAACGATGGGTTACCACCTGAAAAGGCACAGTTCCTGCTCTCGGTTAACTCCAATCCTGTCAGGCTCGTCAGGGAAGTTGATGAAAGGTTAGCCTACGTGGTTGGCGTATTACTTGGCGATGGCTATATCTCCTCGAACGGCTACTACCTCTCGGCGACTTTTGATGATGGTAAGTATATGAAAGCTTTCCTCGATTCACTCTCCGAGTTCCTTCCCGAGAGCAGGCCTTCAATCAAGGACAACGGGACGAGTACGGTGGTAACCTACGGCTCCAAGATTTTCGCGGAGTTCCTTTCAAGGGCCTTTGGGATACCCAAGGGAGAAAAGGGCAACTGGGACGTTCCCCACTTGGTACTCTCTAACGATGAGCTTATGCGCCACTTCCTGGCTGGGCTCTTCGATGCCGACGGCTACGTTGATCCAAACGGGCCTTCAATAGTCCTGACAACCAAAAGCGAGAACGCGGCGAGAAAGGTATGGTACGCCCTCCAGAGGATCGGCATAATAAGCACCGTCACGAGGGTTAAGAACAGGGGCTTCAAGGAGGGTTACGTATTCCGCGTCACTATAAGCGGCGTCGAAGACCTCAGGAAGTTCCGCTCGCTTATTCCGCTTCGCCATTCAAGGAAGAGGGCGAAGCTCGACGAAATCCTCGCCGAGAAGAGGTCATACCGCGGCAGGAGAACCTACCGCGTTCCAATCTCAAGCGATATGATAAGGCCGCTCCGCCTCAGGCTCGGCCTCAGCGTTGCGGAACTCTCAAAGCTGGCCTCCCACTACGCTGGGGAAAAAGTTTCGGAGAGCCTCATAAGGCACGTTGAGAAGAGCAGGGTAGGCGAGATAAGGCGCTCAGCACTGAAGGGAGTTGCCCTGGCGTTCCAGCGGATAGCCACCGATATCGGCGATGAAGACGCTTGGGTAATGGCGAAGCGCCTCCAGCTCATAGCTGAAGGCGACGTTTACTGGGATGAAGTTGTCAGCGTTGAAGAGGTTTCACCCGAAGAGCTCGGAATTAAGTACCTCTACGATCTGACCGTTGAAGACGACCACAACTACGTGGCCAACGGCATACTGGTCTCAAACTGTATGGGCACGATACACGCCAACAGTGCTCGCGAGACAATAATAAGGCTTGAGAGTCCGCCGATGAACGTCCCGAGAATAATGATACCCGCCCTCGATATAATAATAATGCAGGTTCGCTTCAACAGTAGAAAGAAGGGAACCGTCAGACGCGTTACGGAAATAGCCGAGGTCTCCAGTCTTGAGGCGGAGAGCGTTCAGCTTAACCAGCTCTTCAAGTACGACCCCGTAAAGGACGAACTAGTGCCCACGGGAGTTCCTAGCAAGACCCTTGCCACGCTGGCCAAGCACACGGGCCTCAGCATGAGGGAGATTGAGGAGGAGATTGAGAAGAGGAAGCTGGTCCTTGAGTGGATGGTGGAGAACGGAATAAGAAGCATCGACAAGGTTGGCCACTATATCCGGATGTTCTACATCGACCAGGAAAGCCTCCTGAAGAGGGTGCAGGCCGAGAGCAGCGTAGAAGTGGCTGAGAGAATCGCCCAGTTTATGGCGGGGTGA